A single genomic interval of Puntigrus tetrazona isolate hp1 chromosome 1, ASM1883169v1, whole genome shotgun sequence harbors:
- the tmx2b gene encoding thioredoxin-related transmembrane protein 2-B, with amino-acid sequence MALLTPLFAFLYHLPQVYKWLLKPYYIASLFMSIAFLLVRKTPGICEHLSTQREDGNSCDFDWREVEILMFLSAIVMMKNRRAITIEQHVGNIILFCKVANVILFFRLDIRLGLLYLTLCIVFLMTCKPPLYMGPEYIKYFSDKTIDDELEKDNRVTWIVEFFANWSPECQSFASVYADLSLKYNCAGLKFGKVDIGRYSEVSKKYRVSTSPLSKQLPSLVLFQGGKEIMRRPQVDKKGRAVSWTFTEENIIREFNLNELYQKSKKLGKTKGEKFERPNESVFSPVPEEEEPEAETITAMDTESKKDK; translated from the exons ATGGCTTTATTAACACCCCTCTTCGCGTTTCTGTATCATTTGCCGCAGGTTTACAAATGGCTACTAAAGCCGTACTACATCGCCTCGTTATTTATGTCTATCGCGTTCCTGCTTGTCCGCAAAACGCCTGGGATCTGCGAACATCTTTCGACGCAGCGCGAGGATGGCAATTCATGCGATTTTGACTGG agagagGTGGAGATACTGATGTTTTTAAGTGCTATAGTCATGATGAAGAACAGAAGAGCAA TTACCATCGAGCAGCACGTGGGCAACATCATCCTCTTTTGTAAAGTGGCCAATGTGATCCTCTTCTTCAGACTGGACATACGTTTGGGGCTTCTCTATTTGACGTTGTGTATAG TTTTCCTGATGACCTGTAAACCTCCTCTCTACATGGGCCCTGAATACATCAAGTACTTCAGCGATAAAACCATTGAT gatGAGTTGGAGAAGGATAATAGAGTGACCTGGATCGTGGAGTTTTTTGCTAACTGGTCACCAGAGTGTCAGTCTTTCGCATCTGTCTATGCTGATCTGTCCTTGAA GTATAACTGTGCAGGACTGAAATTTGGCAAAGTGGACATTGGTCGTTACAGTGAAGTGTCCAAAAA GTACAGGGTCAGCACCTCTCCTCTCTCCAAGCAGCTGCCCTCTCTGGTGCTCTTCCAGGGGGGAAAGGAAATCATGAGGCGCCCTCAAGTGGACAAAAAGGGACGGGCAGTGTCTTGGACCTTCACAGAG GAAAACATCATCCGGGAGTTTAACCTCAACGAGCTGTATCAGAAGTCAAAGAAGCTTGGTAAGACCAAAGGAGAGAAGTTCGAGAGGCCCAACGAGTCTGTGTTTTCCCCCGTGCCTGAGGAGGAGGAGCCGGAGGCCGAGACCATCACCGCGATGGACACAGAGAGCAAGAAGGACAAATAG